Proteins from a genomic interval of Thamnophis elegans isolate rThaEle1 chromosome 2, rThaEle1.pri, whole genome shotgun sequence:
- the LOC116504072 gene encoding major histocompatibility complex class I-related gene protein-like: MPLLRTLLLLFVLAFFGRGRFCGSPSHSLCYSYLYLPEPSQDLPQSFIRNYLDDQPIACFDSLTRKMEPLVSWVEEAEKEEETFQVVEWVIGIDLQQLSKLDRHAGGLHTWQAVVGCELKEDGSKGGFLHYGYNGMDFISFDKETLRWVTAQPQAQKVKEKWEELPGMSQRKNIYLEKTCIEWLQRYQSYKKEAPQRIDPPVGKVTHKMVNERLEVLICQAFGFYPKDIRATWTRDGEVCEYEMLPRNVAPNSDGTYYVWLSIEIDPKERDHFRCYLEHEGLQEPLILALKDKRATTWAIPLGIVVLALGILFSLCWWWRCREKPRSRILHFLCSYFFRNSTTSIEEKTQQVAVVDRRTVQAAIAQELSSSNLDSSQGFRRSLPQGVVLVSIHGTPTGTPF; this comes from the exons ATGCCGCTGCTCCGGACGCTCCTCTTGCTCTTTGTGCTGGCATTCTTCGGTCGGGGACGCTTTTGCG gCTCTCCCTCGCACTCCCTGTGTTATTCCTACCTGTATCTGCCAGAGCCCAGCCAGGATCTGCCCCAGTCCTTCATCAGGAACTACTTGGATGACCAGCCCATTGCTTGCTTTGACAGCCTCACCAGGAAGATGGAGCCTCTGGTGTCCTGGGTggaggaggcagagaaggaggaggaaacatTTCAGGTCGTTGAGTGGGTGATTGGAATTGACCTGCAGCAGTTATCAAAACTGGACCGCCATGCTGGAG GGCTTCACACCTGGCAGGCGGTTGTGGGCTGTGAGCTGAAGGAAGATGGGAGCAAAGGAGGGTTTTTGCATTATGGCTACAATGGGATGGACTTTATCAGCTTCGATAAGGAGACCCTCAGATGGGTGACAGCTCAGCCCCAGGCCCAGAAGGTCAAGGAGAAGTGGGAGGAACTTCCAGGAATGTctcagagaaaaaatatatacctGGAGAAGACCTGCATTGAATGGCTGCAGAGATACCAGTCATACAAGAAGGAGGCTCCGCAGAGGATCG ATCCTCCAGTGGGGAAGGTGACCCACAAGATGGTGAATGAGAGATTGGAGGTCCTCATCTGCCAGGCCTTTGGCTTCTACCCCAAGGATATCCGGGCCACCTGGACCAGGGATGGAGAGGTCTGTGAATATGAAATGCTCCCTAGGAATGTGGCCCCCAACTCAGACGGGACCTATTATGTCTGGCTCAGTattgagatcgaccccaaggagaGGGACCATTTTCGCTGTTACTTGGAACATGAGGGCTTGCAGGAACCCCTGATCTTGGCTCTCAAGGACAAAAGAG CTACAACATGGGCGATTCCTCTGGGAATTGTGGTCTTGGCACTTGGGATTCTCTTCTCATTAT GCTGGTGGTGGAGATGCAGGGAAAAACCTCGATCAAGAATACTCCACTTCCTCTGTTCATATTTCTTCAGAAATTCTACCACAAGTATAGAAGAGAAGACTCAACAG GTGGCTGTTGTAGACCGAAGAACAGTTCAAGCAGCAATCGCTCAAGAATTGTCAAGCAGCAACCTGGATAGCTCTCAGGGATTTAGAAGAAGCCTCCCTCAAGGGGTTGTGTTAGTTTCCATACATGGAACCCCAACTGGAACCCCATTTTGA